Sequence from the Ancalomicrobiaceae bacterium S20 genome:
CTGGACTCCTCGCCGGGGCAGGGCACACGATTCCGCATCGTGCTGCCGCTCGTGGCGCCGAGCGAGGAGACCGGCCCGGAGGAGACGCGCAAGGTCATGGATGTCGAACATGTCTGACGAGGATCTGGTTCTCTTCGCCGATGAGGACGGCGGCCAGCCGAGCGTTGCCGCGGTGCCCGAAAAGGTCTGGAAGATCGCGATCATCGACGACGATCAGGCGGTCCACGACGGCACGCGCTTCGCGCTCTACGACTACGCGCTGAACGGCGAGGGCATCGAGATCGTCTCGGCCTTTTCGGCCGAGGAGGGGCGCACGCTGCTCGCCCGGCATCCGGACGTCGCGGTCGTGCTGCTCGACGTGGTGATGGAGACCGAGACGGCGGGCCTCGATCTCGTCGAATACATCCGCAAGGACCTCGGCAACGAGATGGTGCGCATCATCCTGCGCACCGGCCAGCCGGGTCAGGCGCCGGAGCGGCGGGTGATCGTCGATCACGACATCAACGACTACAAGGCCAAGACCGAGCTCACCGCCGACAAGCTGTTCACAGCGCTGACCGCGGCGATCCGCAGCTATCAGCAGCTCCTGCGCATGGAAGAGACCCGGCGCGGCCTCGAGATCATCATCGACGCCGCCGCGCGGCTGTTCGATCTGCACTCGATGCAGCGGCTCGCCGAGGGGGTGCTGACCCAGATCGGTTCCCTGCTCAAGGTCGACTGCGCCGGCATGCTGGTGCTGCGCGAGGCGCTCGAGGGGGCGCAGCCGGACGGGTTTTCGGTGATCGCCGGATCGGGCGTCTATGCTCCGATCGTCGGCGAGGGCGGCGCGACCCGGCTGTCGCCGGAGGTGCGCGGCCTGGTCGAGAAGGCGTTCCAGACCCGCTCGCACCAGTTCCTGGACCGCAATTCGGCGCTCTACATCCGCACCGCCTCGGGACGAGAGGTGGCGGTCGTGCTGGAGGCGGTCAAGCGGCTGACCGACACCGACAAGACGCTGGTCGAGGTCTTCTGCGGCAAGCTCTCGATCGCGTTCGAGAACGTGCTGCTCTATTCGCGGCTGCAGGAGGCCAATGCGACGCTCGAACGCCGGGTCGTCGAGCGCACGCGCGAGCTGACCGAGGCCAATGCCCGGCTCGACGCCCAGCGCGAGACGCTGAAGCGCGCCAATGCCTTCAAGATCGACCTGCTCGGCATGGTCGCGCACGACCTGAAGAACCCGATCAGCGTCATTCTCGGCCGTGCCGAGATCATCGGCGAGCTGATCGACCGGCCGGAACCGCCGAAGGACATGCTCGCCGCGCAGGTCGGCCGCATCGTCGAGCCGGCGCGGACCATGCTCCGGATGATCCAGCAGCTCATCGAGGACGCCATGTCCGATGCGCTCGACATTACGTTGCGCCCGGTCAGGCTCGATGTCGTCGACGTCGTGCGCCGCGTGGTCGAGAGCCAGACGCCGATGGCGGAGGCGAAGGATCAGGCGATCACGATCGACGCCGCCGCTGCCGCCGCTGCGGAGGCCGATCCGGACCGGCTGCGCGAGGCGGTCGAGAACATCGTCTCCAACGCGGTGAAATACTCCCCGCGCGGCGGGCGCATTTCGATCTCGGTCGCGGCCGAAGCCGCCGCCGGCAGCCACTCCGGCGGCCGGATCGTGATCCGGGTCGTCGATCAGGGGCCGGGGTTGACCGCTGAGGACCTGTCGCGGGTGTTCGGCCGGTTCCAGCGGCTGTCGGCGACGCCGACCGGCGGCGAGAGCTCGACCGGGCTCGGCCTGTCGATCGCCAAGCAGATCGTCGAGCTGCACGGCGG
This genomic interval carries:
- a CDS encoding DUF3369 domain-containing protein codes for the protein MSDEDLVLFADEDGGQPSVAAVPEKVWKIAIIDDDQAVHDGTRFALYDYALNGEGIEIVSAFSAEEGRTLLARHPDVAVVLLDVVMETETAGLDLVEYIRKDLGNEMVRIILRTGQPGQAPERRVIVDHDINDYKAKTELTADKLFTALTAAIRSYQQLLRMEETRRGLEIIIDAAARLFDLHSMQRLAEGVLTQIGSLLKVDCAGMLVLREALEGAQPDGFSVIAGSGVYAPIVGEGGATRLSPEVRGLVEKAFQTRSHQFLDRNSALYIRTASGREVAVVLEAVKRLTDTDKTLVEVFCGKLSIAFENVLLYSRLQEANATLERRVVERTRELTEANARLDAQRETLKRANAFKIDLLGMVAHDLKNPISVILGRAEIIGELIDRPEPPKDMLAAQVGRIVEPARTMLRMIQQLIEDAMSDALDITLRPVRLDVVDVVRRVVESQTPMAEAKDQAITIDAAAAAAAEADPDRLREAVENIVSNAVKYSPRGGRISISVAAEAAAGSHSGGRIVIRVVDQGPGLTAEDLSRVFGRFQRLSATPTGGESSTGLGLSIAKQIVELHGGSVAAASAGPGQGSTFEIVLPGL